A single window of Hymenobacter sp. APR13 DNA harbors:
- a CDS encoding LTA synthase family protein, with the protein MKNRFAFQLRYFLFWLLFFCGTRALFLLYQASQTAKLPAGTVAGTFGYGLRLDASAAAYLSVVPFGLVLLGSLLGRRLPTNRLLRFYTAVMGVVVAFLTVADLELYRTWGFRLDATPLQYLNSPAEMAASAGNAPLLLLLGLFAGVLLMGWGLYRLVVGRLPALPAGFGRGRAALVCVLYAALLVVPLRGGVQQIPVNQSDVYFARQPFANHAAVNLPWNVVNSLTQQEADPARYRFLPDSTAQRLVRPLYTYTAPDTVRLLRTARPNVVFIILESFTGKLVAGTGGEAGVTPNLDSLARTGVLFNNIYAAGDRSQKGLVALLSGYPSQPTSGGIIKSPRKTEKLPHLRQALGRVGYSSHYYYGGELAFANMKSYLRAAGYDRLTERENFPRSQQNSKWGAHDHVLFDKVLADLRTQAQPFFVTAFTLSSHEPFEIPIAPKFKGTTETALFRNSVYYTDWALGRFLQAARQQPWYDNTLLVLVADHGHTLPGRSVSEEPAKFRIPLVLAGGALRPEVRGQVRADLGSQTDVAATLLAQLQLPTTDYHWSRNLLRPVHEPSAFYCYTDGFGFITPAGFLAYDNVARQPVIRSRGATQRQVQQGQAYEQLSFADYLGK; encoded by the coding sequence GTGAAAAACCGCTTTGCGTTTCAGTTGCGCTACTTTCTGTTCTGGCTGCTCTTCTTCTGCGGCACCCGGGCGCTGTTTCTGCTCTACCAGGCCAGCCAGACGGCCAAGCTGCCAGCCGGTACGGTGGCGGGCACGTTCGGCTACGGGCTGCGGCTGGACGCCTCGGCGGCGGCCTACCTGAGCGTGGTGCCGTTTGGGCTGGTGCTGCTGGGCAGCCTGCTGGGCCGGCGCCTGCCCACCAACCGGCTGCTGCGCTTCTATACCGCCGTGATGGGCGTGGTGGTGGCCTTCCTGACCGTTGCCGACCTGGAGCTGTACCGCACCTGGGGCTTCCGCCTCGATGCCACGCCCCTGCAATACCTGAACTCGCCGGCCGAAATGGCGGCTTCGGCCGGCAACGCGCCGCTGCTGCTGCTGCTGGGCCTATTTGCGGGGGTGCTGCTGATGGGCTGGGGACTCTACCGACTGGTGGTGGGTAGGCTGCCGGCGCTGCCGGCCGGCTTCGGGCGCGGGCGGGCGGCGCTGGTGTGCGTGCTGTACGCGGCACTGCTGGTGGTGCCGTTGCGCGGCGGCGTGCAGCAGATACCGGTCAACCAGAGCGACGTGTATTTTGCCCGCCAGCCCTTCGCCAACCACGCCGCCGTCAACCTGCCCTGGAACGTGGTCAACTCGCTGACGCAGCAGGAAGCCGACCCGGCCCGCTACCGTTTCCTGCCCGACAGCACGGCCCAACGGCTGGTGCGCCCGCTCTACACCTACACCGCCCCCGATACCGTGCGCCTGCTGCGCACCGCCCGGCCCAACGTCGTGTTCATCATCCTGGAGAGCTTCACGGGGAAGCTGGTGGCCGGCACCGGCGGCGAAGCCGGCGTGACGCCCAACCTCGACAGCCTAGCCCGCACCGGGGTGCTGTTCAACAACATCTACGCGGCCGGCGACCGGAGCCAGAAGGGGCTGGTTGCACTACTCTCCGGCTACCCCAGCCAGCCTACCTCGGGCGGCATCATCAAGTCGCCGCGCAAAACCGAGAAGCTGCCCCACCTGCGCCAGGCGCTAGGCCGGGTGGGCTATAGCTCCCACTATTATTATGGGGGCGAGCTGGCCTTTGCCAACATGAAAAGCTACCTGCGCGCCGCCGGCTACGACCGCCTCACGGAGCGCGAAAACTTCCCGCGCAGCCAGCAGAACTCGAAGTGGGGCGCCCACGACCACGTGCTGTTCGATAAGGTGCTGGCCGATCTGCGCACCCAGGCGCAGCCGTTCTTCGTGACGGCCTTCACGCTCAGCAGCCACGAGCCGTTTGAGATTCCCATTGCGCCCAAGTTCAAAGGCACCACCGAAACGGCGCTGTTCCGCAACTCGGTCTACTACACCGACTGGGCGCTGGGCCGCTTCCTGCAGGCCGCCCGCCAGCAGCCCTGGTACGACAACACCCTGCTGGTGCTCGTGGCCGACCACGGCCACACGCTGCCCGGCCGCAGCGTGTCCGAGGAGCCGGCCAAGTTCCGGATTCCGCTGGTGCTGGCCGGCGGCGCGCTGCGCCCCGAAGTGCGCGGCCAGGTGCGCGCCGACCTGGGCTCCCAAACCGACGTGGCCGCCACCCTGCTGGCCCAGTTGCAGCTGCCCACTACCGACTACCACTGGAGCCGCAACCTGCTGCGCCCCGTGCACGAGCCGTCGGCTTTCTACTGCTACACCGATGGTTTCGGCTTCATCACGCCCGCCGGCTTCCTGGCCTACGACAACGTGGCGCGGCAGCCGGTCATCCGCAGCCGCGGCGCCACGCAGCGGCAGGTGCAGCAGGGCCAGGCTTATGAGCAGCTGTCGTTTGCCGATTATCTGGGGAAGTGA